In the genome of Halobacterium noricense, one region contains:
- a CDS encoding tetratricopeptide repeat protein, producing MTDRDDHLDVEMLREVVAKRRAFLAALAEQPQYKRDLIDELDASRSTVDRAVAELVDFDLVETADGRYRTTRAGEFALERHDAYRTELRDVAANADVLGALPEEVTLDASVVANADVHLTDHDRQRPLSLVGDAVREATAVDAVLPRLADSRMLDAYRSQGRRPDTSSRIVLSAPLAATLRERFPAHLHDIATADGTRVYNGDLPPLGVVHVQGDVDAVYVVAYADSGGIAAIFEHTTSDAVEWAAERVADHVAAATDCTEDFAQLPDAATDAANAERSDPDDRLPREVESAGFVEVTDALLERRGHAPLLVSWRTGISLGGVTAGHAIPRRRTRDDGTTVDAASELHDRLRDGRDTVVVGEPGSGKSTLCKQVAARWHDHDPVLYRAAAGGDEFDAVVALERHLEARDGHVLVVVEDVVGEDANAALRLAREFAGADDVTFLFDAREREWTQFADRESWRETTGLHEYAVPELTVAECERLLDRASDRVGTEFALDAGELYEAVHDAAGSERGAFYVAIHHVARLADPLGVSGSGPATTLSASARETFDRLRSRGQTALDVGVLVNLLNVCVVPVWPSLVYAAGDEEFVDDALGVLDGVALFGSAAADGLDAVPNTVHETWSFAFLDHVVDQLGEHATQEAVGRGLSAALDLAASPELRDALRTRADGHRPLLDRLDDDGRGWREQFVADIFDGLGNRPRLAPLVGEDVLAEVPEQIQPLRRYRWAGDLALDAGNPERAIDVFERLHEAASARGSVEHEAAAERGLGRAAKQQSRYDDAAARLAAALALAVRGDERELVFECLLQLGSVSEKRGAFDEAEKQYEAAHDYARSLDDEFAEARALHNLGNAAHSRSDFDAAADYARRALDSYQRHDERLWEAKVRSNLGNALTRTGDDDEAEAQYRRALDIDTELGRDPGIAGALTNLGDLERLRGNYEPALTYTERAESLYRRIGDDYRRAICLNNVGIVKKNQGDVEGAREAHEEAYEIREDIGNPHALGMSEHNLAVCALEAGDLEEAAAYLEDSMAHLDEAGNTRSVAVTRTVLADVHQREGRHDAAIEELEIAVEALAACGDTNAMTAALDELVALLVEVGDDAAAHAHAKRARSVAAGEFDGDEQSSPADD from the coding sequence ATGACCGACCGCGACGACCATCTCGACGTCGAGATGCTCCGGGAAGTCGTCGCGAAGCGGCGGGCGTTCCTCGCGGCGCTCGCCGAGCAACCCCAGTACAAACGCGACCTCATCGACGAACTCGACGCGTCGCGCTCGACAGTCGACCGCGCGGTCGCCGAACTCGTCGACTTCGACCTCGTGGAGACCGCCGACGGCCGCTACCGGACGACGCGGGCGGGCGAATTCGCGCTCGAACGCCACGACGCCTACCGCACGGAACTCCGGGACGTCGCCGCGAACGCCGACGTGCTCGGGGCACTCCCCGAGGAAGTTACGCTCGACGCGTCCGTCGTCGCGAACGCCGACGTCCACCTCACCGACCACGACCGCCAGCGCCCGCTCTCGCTGGTCGGGGACGCGGTCCGGGAGGCGACCGCCGTCGACGCCGTCCTCCCGCGCCTCGCTGACTCCCGGATGCTGGACGCGTACCGCTCGCAGGGGCGGCGGCCCGACACCAGTTCGCGTATCGTCCTTTCGGCACCGCTGGCGGCCACGCTCCGGGAGCGGTTCCCCGCACACCTCCACGACATCGCGACCGCGGACGGCACGAGAGTGTACAACGGCGACCTGCCGCCGCTCGGCGTCGTACACGTACAGGGCGACGTTGACGCCGTCTACGTCGTCGCGTACGCGGACTCGGGCGGCATCGCAGCTATCTTCGAGCACACGACCAGCGACGCCGTCGAGTGGGCGGCCGAGCGCGTCGCCGACCACGTCGCGGCCGCGACCGACTGCACCGAGGACTTCGCCCAACTCCCGGACGCGGCCACCGACGCCGCCAACGCCGAACGGAGCGACCCCGACGACAGGCTCCCACGCGAGGTCGAATCCGCGGGGTTCGTCGAGGTGACCGACGCCCTGCTCGAACGCCGCGGGCACGCGCCCCTGCTGGTCTCGTGGCGGACCGGCATCTCCCTCGGCGGCGTCACCGCCGGCCACGCCATTCCGCGCCGGCGGACGCGAGACGACGGCACCACAGTCGATGCGGCGAGTGAACTCCACGACCGCCTCCGTGACGGACGGGACACGGTGGTCGTCGGCGAACCCGGCTCCGGGAAGAGCACGCTCTGCAAGCAGGTGGCCGCGCGCTGGCACGACCACGACCCGGTGCTCTACCGCGCGGCCGCCGGCGGCGACGAGTTCGACGCCGTCGTCGCGCTCGAACGCCACCTCGAAGCGCGCGACGGGCACGTGCTCGTCGTCGTCGAGGATGTCGTGGGAGAAGACGCGAACGCGGCGCTCCGGCTCGCGCGCGAGTTCGCGGGTGCCGACGACGTCACGTTCCTCTTCGACGCCCGGGAGCGCGAGTGGACGCAGTTCGCGGACCGCGAATCGTGGCGCGAGACGACCGGCCTCCACGAGTACGCCGTCCCCGAGTTGACCGTCGCGGAGTGCGAGCGCCTGCTCGACCGCGCCAGCGACCGCGTCGGCACCGAGTTCGCGCTCGACGCGGGGGAGCTGTACGAGGCGGTCCACGACGCGGCCGGCAGTGAACGCGGCGCATTCTACGTCGCCATCCACCACGTCGCTCGGCTGGCCGACCCGCTCGGCGTCTCCGGGAGCGGCCCCGCGACGACGCTGTCGGCGTCCGCTCGCGAGACTTTCGACCGGCTCCGGTCGCGCGGACAGACCGCGCTCGACGTCGGCGTGCTCGTGAACCTCCTGAACGTCTGTGTCGTCCCCGTGTGGCCGTCGCTGGTGTACGCAGCCGGCGACGAGGAGTTCGTCGACGACGCGCTCGGCGTGCTCGACGGCGTCGCGCTGTTCGGGTCCGCCGCGGCGGACGGCCTCGACGCCGTTCCGAACACCGTCCACGAGACGTGGTCGTTCGCGTTCCTCGACCACGTCGTCGACCAGCTCGGCGAGCACGCGACCCAGGAGGCCGTCGGCCGAGGACTGAGCGCCGCACTCGACCTCGCGGCGTCCCCGGAACTGCGTGACGCACTCCGCACTCGCGCCGACGGCCACCGCCCGCTGCTGGACCGGTTGGACGACGACGGACGCGGCTGGCGCGAGCAGTTCGTCGCGGACATCTTCGACGGGCTCGGCAACCGGCCGCGACTCGCCCCGCTCGTCGGTGAGGACGTGCTCGCGGAGGTCCCCGAACAGATTCAGCCGCTACGACGGTACCGGTGGGCGGGCGACCTCGCGCTCGACGCGGGCAACCCCGAGCGCGCAATCGACGTCTTCGAACGCCTCCACGAGGCAGCGTCCGCGCGCGGGAGCGTCGAACACGAGGCTGCGGCGGAGCGCGGCCTCGGGCGAGCCGCCAAACAGCAGTCCCGGTACGACGACGCGGCGGCGCGGCTGGCGGCGGCGCTCGCGCTCGCCGTGCGTGGCGACGAACGGGAGCTGGTCTTCGAATGCTTGCTCCAGTTGGGCTCGGTCTCCGAGAAGCGCGGGGCGTTCGACGAGGCCGAGAAACAGTACGAGGCCGCCCACGACTACGCCCGGAGTCTCGACGACGAGTTCGCGGAAGCGAGGGCGCTGCACAACCTCGGCAACGCGGCGCACAGCCGCAGCGACTTCGACGCGGCCGCCGACTACGCGCGCCGCGCGCTCGACAGCTACCAGCGCCACGACGAGCGCCTCTGGGAGGCGAAAGTCCGCTCGAACCTCGGCAACGCGCTGACCCGAACGGGCGACGACGACGAGGCGGAAGCCCAGTACCGCCGCGCGCTCGACATCGACACCGAACTCGGCCGCGACCCCGGCATCGCGGGCGCGCTGACGAACCTCGGCGACCTCGAACGCCTCCGCGGCAACTACGAGCCCGCGCTGACGTACACCGAGCGTGCGGAGTCGCTGTACCGCCGCATCGGCGACGACTACCGGCGTGCCATCTGTCTCAACAACGTCGGCATCGTCAAGAAGAATCAGGGGGACGTCGAGGGCGCGCGCGAAGCCCACGAGGAGGCCTACGAGATTCGGGAGGACATCGGGAACCCGCACGCGCTCGGGATGAGCGAGCACAACCTCGCGGTCTGCGCGCTCGAAGCCGGTGACCTCGAGGAGGCGGCCGCGTACCTCGAGGACTCGATGGCGCACCTCGACGAGGCCGGCAACACGCGCTCGGTCGCAGTGACGCGGACCGTACTCGCGGACGTCCACCAGCGGGAGGGACGCCACGACGCGGCTATCGAGGAACTCGAAATCGCGGTCGAGGCGCTCGCGGCGTGCGGTGACACGAACGCGATGACGGCAGCGCTGGACGAACTCGTCGCGCTCCTCGTCGAGGTCGGCGACGACGCGGCGGCACACGCCCACGCGAAGCGCGCTCGCAGCGTCGCAGCAGGCGAGTTCGACGGCGACGAGCAGTCCTCGCCGGCCGACGACTGA
- the proB gene encoding glutamate 5-kinase — protein sequence MSEQVQTNAADTEAVERARQRATDAQRVVVKAGTNSLTDDQSRLDREKLDKLVDDIMDLRERGKDVLLVSSGAVGAGTGRVDHDVETVEESQALATVGQSHLMRHYTESFDRYDQKIAQLLLTEHDLSNPERFTNTRNTIETLLDWGIVPIINENDAVATEEIRIGDNDMLSSSVAIGVDVDLLVTLTDVGGVYTANPKHDETAQRIESVGDNYGGVQQLVSESTPEQFGGIQTKVERARAAAEHDIPAIIAQSTEPDVLEKIATTKPVGTLFVPTNGEYDE from the coding sequence ATGAGTGAGCAGGTGCAGACGAACGCGGCGGACACCGAAGCCGTCGAGCGCGCGCGCCAGCGTGCGACGGACGCCCAGCGCGTCGTCGTGAAGGCGGGGACGAACTCGCTGACCGACGACCAGTCGCGCCTCGACCGCGAGAAGTTGGACAAGCTCGTCGACGACATCATGGACCTCCGCGAGCGCGGGAAGGACGTCCTACTCGTTTCCTCGGGCGCGGTCGGGGCCGGGACGGGGCGCGTCGACCACGACGTCGAGACCGTCGAGGAGAGTCAGGCGCTGGCCACGGTCGGGCAGAGCCACCTGATGCGCCACTACACGGAGAGCTTCGACCGCTACGACCAGAAGATCGCCCAGCTGTTGTTGACCGAGCACGACCTCTCGAACCCCGAGCGGTTCACGAACACCCGCAACACCATCGAGACGCTGCTCGACTGGGGCATCGTCCCCATCATCAACGAGAACGACGCGGTCGCCACCGAGGAGATTCGCATCGGCGACAACGACATGCTGTCGTCGTCGGTCGCCATCGGCGTGGACGTCGACCTGCTGGTGACGCTGACCGACGTCGGGGGTGTCTACACCGCGAACCCGAAACACGACGAGACCGCCCAGCGCATCGAGTCCGTCGGCGATAACTACGGCGGGGTCCAGCAGCTGGTCAGCGAGAGCACGCCCGAGCAGTTCGGCGGCATCCAGACGAAAGTCGAGCGGGCGCGCGCGGCCGCCGAACACGACATCCCCGCCATCATCGCGCAGTCCACGGAGCCCGACGTACTCGAGAAAATCGCTACTACCAAGCCCGTCGGCACGCTATTCGTTCCCACGAATGGTGAGTACGATGAGTGA
- a CDS encoding arsenic resistance protein has protein sequence MSGKEWLQRRQVGVYAVAVALAVSVAASRPAAARAVEHIIDPVLAVLLYVTFLEIPFVRLRRAFTNTRFVGAALAMNFLVVPVVVWVLTRVLPQEPVVLVGALMVLLTPCIDYVVPFTKLAGGDAEQLTATTPALMLVQLLLLPVYLWLFVGPRVAEVVEAGPFVEAFLLLIALPLTLAWLTEAWAERSAAGCQWQAAMGWLPVPMMAATLFVVVASQFPRVRSSIDQVAAVVPVYVAFLVVVPLLARVAVGLLELGVGEGRALVFTSVTRNSLVVLPLALALPAGYELAPAVVVTQTLVELAGMVTLTRVVPAWLLPKNG, from the coding sequence ATGAGTGGGAAGGAGTGGCTGCAGCGCCGCCAGGTCGGCGTCTACGCGGTCGCCGTCGCGCTCGCCGTCAGTGTCGCCGCGAGCCGCCCAGCCGCCGCGCGGGCCGTCGAACACATTATCGACCCCGTGTTGGCCGTGCTGCTGTACGTGACGTTCCTCGAAATCCCGTTCGTGCGGCTCCGTCGCGCGTTCACGAACACGCGCTTCGTGGGCGCGGCGCTCGCGATGAACTTCCTCGTCGTCCCCGTCGTCGTTTGGGTACTCACGCGCGTGCTCCCGCAGGAACCGGTCGTGCTCGTCGGGGCGCTGATGGTGCTGTTGACGCCGTGCATCGACTACGTCGTCCCGTTCACGAAGCTCGCGGGCGGCGACGCGGAGCAGTTGACCGCGACGACGCCCGCGCTGATGCTCGTGCAACTCCTGTTGCTCCCGGTGTACCTCTGGCTGTTCGTGGGGCCGCGCGTCGCGGAGGTCGTCGAAGCAGGGCCGTTCGTCGAGGCGTTCCTGCTCCTCATCGCGTTGCCGTTGACGCTGGCGTGGCTCACCGAAGCGTGGGCGGAACGCTCCGCGGCTGGTTGCCAGTGGCAGGCAGCGATGGGGTGGCTGCCCGTGCCGATGATGGCCGCGACGCTGTTCGTCGTCGTTGCTTCGCAGTTCCCGCGCGTCCGCAGTTCCATCGACCAGGTCGCGGCCGTCGTCCCCGTCTACGTCGCGTTCCTCGTCGTCGTGCCGCTGCTCGCGCGTGTGGCCGTGGGCCTGCTCGAATTGGGCGTCGGTGAGGGGCGCGCGCTCGTGTTCACGTCGGTGACGCGAAACTCGCTGGTCGTGCTCCCGCTCGCACTCGCGCTCCCCGCCGGCTACGAACTAGCGCCCGCGGTCGTCGTGACGCAGACGCTCGTCGAACTCGCGGGGATGGTCACGCTCACGCGCGTCGTGCCAGCGTGGCTACTCCCGAAGAACGGGTAG
- the proC gene encoding pyrroline-5-carboxylate reductase produces MKHVSVIGCGNMGGAFVRGLSKAGGYEVTAIDLDPDALEGVADAADETTTDSAAARDADIVVLAVKPSVAAAVLDDLDLRADQTLITLAAGVPRDFVAAQTDANVVRTMPNLAAETRDMAAAATREGITDDVRALLDDLGEFVVVDEEQMDVATAVNGSGPAFAFYLIEAMKEAGVDAGLDAEQAETLAAQTFKGAAETVLQDERSVDELIDAVCSPKGTTIEGMDVLWDSDADEAVRAAVEAAERRSRELAEEFEDE; encoded by the coding sequence ATGAAACACGTCAGCGTCATCGGCTGCGGAAACATGGGCGGGGCGTTCGTACGAGGCCTCTCGAAGGCGGGCGGCTACGAAGTGACGGCAATCGACCTCGACCCCGACGCGCTCGAAGGCGTGGCGGACGCCGCGGACGAGACCACGACGGACAGCGCGGCGGCGCGGGACGCGGACATCGTCGTGCTCGCGGTGAAGCCCAGCGTCGCCGCGGCGGTCCTCGACGACCTCGACCTGCGCGCCGACCAGACCCTGATTACGCTCGCGGCGGGCGTCCCCCGGGACTTCGTCGCCGCGCAGACGGACGCCAACGTCGTGCGAACCATGCCGAACCTCGCTGCGGAGACGCGGGACATGGCCGCCGCGGCCACACGAGAAGGCATTACTGACGACGTGCGCGCGCTCCTCGACGACCTCGGGGAGTTCGTCGTCGTGGACGAGGAGCAGATGGACGTCGCGACCGCGGTCAACGGCAGCGGCCCGGCGTTCGCGTTCTACCTCATCGAGGCGATGAAGGAAGCCGGCGTGGACGCTGGGCTGGACGCCGAGCAGGCGGAGACGCTCGCCGCCCAGACGTTCAAGGGGGCTGCCGAGACGGTGCTCCAGGACGAGCGCAGCGTCGACGAACTCATCGACGCGGTCTGCTCGCCGAAGGGGACGACCATCGAGGGCATGGACGTGCTGTGGGACAGCGACGCCGACGAGGCCGTGCGAGCGGCCGTCGAGGCGGCAGAGCGACGCTCTCGGGAGCTCGCGGAGGAGTTCGAGGATGAGTGA
- a CDS encoding DoxX family protein, with the protein MTDEATENETHSLSRLGRVALGLGLALQASEDFRDMDDTVEYADSAGVPMPDLAAPLASGTMVAAGLGIALWRLPKLATGAAATFLTVVTATMHDFWNADAEDASGERLAFFGNLAMLGGVLVFLREAYRRED; encoded by the coding sequence ATGACTGACGAGGCCACCGAGAACGAGACCCACTCGCTGTCCCGCCTCGGCCGCGTCGCGCTCGGCCTCGGGCTCGCGCTGCAGGCCAGCGAGGACTTCCGCGACATGGACGACACCGTCGAGTACGCCGACTCCGCGGGCGTGCCGATGCCGGACCTCGCCGCGCCGCTCGCGTCGGGCACGATGGTCGCCGCCGGTCTCGGTATCGCGCTCTGGCGACTCCCGAAGCTCGCCACCGGCGCGGCCGCGACGTTCCTCACCGTCGTCACCGCGACGATGCACGACTTCTGGAACGCCGACGCCGAGGACGCCAGCGGCGAGCGCCTCGCGTTCTTCGGGAACCTCGCGATGCTCGGCGGCGTGCTCGTCTTCCTCCGGGAAGCGTACCGGCGCGAGGACTGA